The segment CAATTGAAGAGGATGGGGGAGGcgagagtgtgtgacagggagtgtgtgtgtgtgggggagtgagaCAAAGTctagtgtgtgttgggggagtgtgtgtatgtgagagagagtgtgtgttggggaagagtgAGCGTGTCAGCagcatgctgtctctttaagttcagacaggtttcagaggaacagccgtgttagtctgtattcgcaaaaagaaaaggagtacttgtggcaccttagagactaaccaatttatttgagcatgagctttggtgagctacagctcacttcatcagatgcataccgtggaaactgcagcagactttatatatacacagagaatatgaaacaatacctcctcccaccccactgtcctgctggtaatagcttatctaaagtgatcatcaggtgccCATCATCAATCAGGCCTAAGGATTGAAGCTGTAAGATCTTCAGGCCAGGGACGCTGTTTTTATTTGAAACAGTTCCATGAACACTACCGGTGCCTAGCAAATAAGGAGAATGCTTACACTCATGTTAACGAAAGCCTCCAAGTGCAAGGGCAGCACACGTGTGCAAAAGGAATCTTGCAACACTTCCACCCAGCCAGGGCGACATGGTTCTTCGGAGAGATCCGTGGAAGGCAGGGCCACTGTCCTCCCGCGTTCGCAGGCAGCTGGAACAAAGAGGCGCCTCCCATCATCGGGGCACTGATTAATTAAGGAAGCCTTTTCTTTTCCCGCCTCACGAGCGGCCAGCATGCAAGGATCAGGCGTCTGGCCCTTTGCAAGGCGGGGGGCCCAGTCAGTGCAATCTTGAAGCCGTGTGGCAACTTCGCGAGCACGGCCCCAAACCCTCCCCGCTGCGTCccccgggggccgggggggggcagttacaAGCCGAACTGCGGGGCGAGCGCTGACGCCGCGGGTGGCCACGCACGAGCAGGGGCACGCGTGGCTCCGCAGGATCgggccctggccccggccccggcgccGTGCCGCGTCGCGGCGGCCTCTAGATGGTGCTCGGGGCCCCGGCTGCTGCTTGGCAGCTCGGAGCggggctgcctcctccccctctgagCTCAGTTCCTGCTGCCCTGCGTCTCTCCGGGCTGCTGGGCTCGCCTGGGTGCCGAGCTCGCCGCCAGCATGTCTTCCAACGCCAGCCTGAGCAGCATgcagcggctggtggagcagctGAAGCTGGAGGCCGGGGTGGAGAGGATCAAGGTGAGAGCCCCCGGCAAGGGGGCGGCTTGCCCGCAAAGCgggtggggagggctgggctccGGTGGCCCGCTGCGAAACCGGAGGCCAGTGGCAAGGAAAGCGGGCGAGCAGCGTGGCTCTGGTTTGGGGGCTCAGTCCCCTTTTGGGACTTGGCTGGGGGGGTCCAGCCACCTCTCTACTAGCTCCCACCACCCAGCCTCGGGTGGCCAGAGGTCCCCACATTAGGGGCTTTGCCTGATAtaagactctgcaccctccccctcccagaaaAGAAGTGTCCCGATTTTTTTCACACtcgctctctggtcaccctatgccaaTCTCCGACAGCAGCGGCCCCTGCACCCAGAGGCGAGGAAAGGGCGATGACGACTAACTCTGCAGAGATCGGGGGGGCCGAGCCACTGATGGACGCAGCTgtgaggggtgggaacccagggATGCTGTTGGTCTTGGCCTATGGCTCTAGGTTCTCTTCTGTAACACGCTCGGCTCCTTTGGGCAGCACAAACTCAGCAGCTCCTTTGTTCAGCTGACAGGGGCATTTGGGGAAAGagatccctgctccccagccttgcTGCACTGCAAGGATCAGTTGGTGGGACAGGGCTGGAGCTTTGTGATCAGGCTTTCATCACCTGGCCGGGTCAAAAAAGGGCCTTCTTACAGCGATTGTAGGTTCGACAAGACCGCCGAGGGGCTAGCTGCTTCTGGGCACAACTTGGTTCCCAGGCGGGTGGGCTCATCTATGGTGGGGGCCTTCTGATCTGGGATCCGGAGAAATACCTTCAGGTCTGGTGGCTTCTGTTTATGTTACAAAGAGAACGTCGCCAACAGCTGGCATGGAAGTCTCATCAAACCAATGGCCCagttgcccccacccccccagatctGTGGTGGTTTGCAAGGGAAAAAAGCCATCAGTTGATTGCGCTTTTTAACATGGGCTTATTTTCTGTTGTTCCGTAGGGTTTGGTGTTAAATAAAATGAGCTGCCCCTTCCTGAGCTAGCTCAGTAGGACAGAAGTAGGCAAGGACTTGGCCAAGCCCCAGGCTGGTGGGAAGAGCAAACTTGGAGAAAGCTATGGGGCGGAGAGGTCCTTCAGCAGTCTGTGCCAGCTTACCTTTATTTATCTGCATGGGGTAGAGGGAGTTAATTTTCTTCAGTTTGCGGTATTTTGATAAACGACTGGGAGAGAGTGATTGAATGATGTACTTCTGGGGACAGGTTCTGAGCCTTGGATGCAGCATGCGGGCTGTCTGCCAATCCAACTCATCAGTGTGGCAGGAGAGCATTTCCCAGGAAAAAAGGCTATAATGAATAATATAGCAGACCCTCATTAATTTTTGTTGCTGATCCACAAACATGATAATCTAGACCTCAAACCTGATGATCTCACCCACTTCCaattagacttgaatagagaggCTGTAATGATGCCTGCCAATTCCTAgatgtgtgtatgtttgtttttataattatttCTTTTATAAAATCCTGCCAACAAAAAGACTTGTTTTATAGCTGGTGATCATTTTAGAATTCCATGTTCCACAGTAGCTTTGATAAAGGAACTCTTTCAAGCTATGTGCAAAGTCCAACCCTGTTTCAGGCTGTAAAGCAATGAAAGTCAAATTAATTTGCATCCAGGATTTTCCTCCTCTCTCATCACCCCAAGTGTGCACACAAATTTACACTGCCCAGTTCATAAAACAGGCTTATCTTGAAATCAGATTTGAATACAGCTTCAATACTTTAAATGGTAGCTGTTTAGCCAGCTATTTTATAAATAAGAAACAGCTGAGACTAGATTTTTCTAATTTATGCTCATCTGCTTCGCAGTGAAAGTGGCAAGTGCATAACTCCCTGACCTGTACAATTACATGATGAAAGTAAGGTGGTATTTTAACATCAATGCACCATTCTCTCCAATACATTTACTAATATAACCAAGAAGGCTTATCAGTAATTAAAACTAAACAATAGTAGTTAAAATGACAAAGTACATGTGGACTGATTCAGTAACAGGGATCATAGTTTATCATTTGTTTGCTTGCATGTTCATTCATTACATTTGGGAATCTGCAATGAATAGCCTGGTCAACAGTACAGATGTGCCCAGTTCTTCTGTATTGTAGCAGTGCAATATTGTCTATTACTGTTGAGGGTGCCTAAGCATTTCCATTCCAATTTTCTGTTTTCAACTCTCGATAACATTAACCCACCAGGCAGAAATTTCCAGCCTTGTTCTTTGTTGGAAGATGTTTGGTTTGTTTATTGGGCTCTCTGGTTTTATTTGTTGGacttcttctaaaaaaaaaaaattcagactaaTTTTCTCTTAGCAAGATAATTTGATCACAGAGCAGTAAAATAGGCACAAAAAGAGGAAACACCAAGGAAGAGAATATAATGATGAAACAACATGCAGGGGGATTTTAAAAGATGCTGAGCTGTGTGGGAGAAAAGAGCTTTTTTTGGCTGTTCAGAGTATGTGATGAATTATCAGAGGGAAATCCACCCCCACGATTGCATGCTCTGGTAGAGTTTTTGCCCCCCTCTCCAGATGAGTGCCCAGGGAGCAAGACTTTCGCAAAGGAGGAGCCTGGTCAGAAAGTGACACCTACGTACAGGGACGTGCACaaggggggcagctgggctgagcacacTTATTGCCATCTGCTGAAATGTGATAGATTAGGGAGTGAGGGGGGGAAATGTACATTTGGCTTGCATTGAGAACGCACAAGCCATAGTGACAGATGGCCCTGCTACTGAACACTACTAACCTGTGTCACAGAGACTGCTACTGCACTGTTGCCACACGCAAGGTGTGTGCCTCCTTCAGACATAGTTATCAACAGCAGTAGGATATACATGGCTCCTTGCTCATCGGCTGGCTGCAGAGTTTGCCTGTGTCAGCAAAGGTAGGCAGAAGAGGGCTGCAGAGTGGTGCTGAGCACTGTACAACATGGCATATGCAGGACACACTCTGCTAATTACTCCATAGTAGAGCACTGTGTAGCCCTGCCCTTATCTTCTGCACTTTGGTATTGACATAGGGCACTTAAATAGGCCAGTTAGTTCTTTGGGTGCATGGTGCCACAACAGGAAAGGGTCCAGTTTTCAGGCTTCTCAGTAGCGACTGGTGCTGCAGTCCAGAGAATGGCATGGCTCGGAAATGATGGGGCCGGTcccaggaagggactgagaaAGAATAAGAAACCCTTCAGGCATTCCAGAAGGGGAGTCTCCATGATCAGGGAGAATGGCAATCAGTCAGAGTCACTTCTCCATTGCCTCTTGGGTGAGGCTGCCTCAAGCATCTCTGAACACAGCGTGGTGGGAGGAGATACTCAGAAAAATTAATATTGTAGGGGAGTGGTGGCTGGCAATGAATAGAACAGATCCCAAAAAGGGAACTGAGtaagagggaagagaaaagccACACCGTGTGCTTGGGAATGCTGCTGGATCTGACAGTCTGAGAATGGCAGCAAGCTCACCAGGCCCTAGGGATGGACggtcagggccgtccttaggcatacgcagctgcgtagggcacctgaaaatttggggcacctgtgggtcttagtgtccaccctcctGCAACTTCCtgtccctgttctgacccttcctgcaggcaccCACCAcggctggctgctgcagcctggtgaatcTTCCTCTGGAGGGGATTTAGTCgttaaaaatgaaaaagcctccagcctgccagacctattagctcAACATTGAAACTTAAAGAGCCGTTCAAGCGGTAgcgaagccatttaacaggcatttgccaacccccgggtatatactgtcagtttctgaatttcctgaccaaaacagttgtgcattaccataatatttactcagaacatgttagtctacaggaccttagtttaaaatttgctttaaaaatatttcattagtgtgttgctgaagattatgaAATCACATCTCTTAAAAAATCCTTGcctagatttttagatgcacaatctgagtattcatctttagccttaaatgcttggatcttcagaatatagttttttttaataaatccttcaaaagaccacctgCATCTAAAATACACACGCGAGCCCAGGCTGCCATTGGGCATcagggcaccagtttaataatactgcatagagCCCcctaaatcctaaggatggctctgtggatgtgggTCACTGTCCCAATCCCGCAAGTAAACCCCTCCAATCCCCTCGTCTGGGAGCACTGGGGCGCCGCACAGAGAGCGAGAGCTATATTCCCTGAGCTCAGAAAAAGGCCTAGTGGGTAGCTTCAAGTGAGGACGTCGCACTTGGTGATTGGGGACTCCAGTTAGTGTTCTCCAATACCACCCTTTGGCGGACTAAAATCCTACCAGGCTGGCTGGCAGACAGTCACCCTGTCCTTAAACATTTCCTGGATCCACGCTGCTGTCTGCAtccttgacatctgatttttgaATCTCTCTCTGTCCGGCTCCAAAAGTTGCACAGGCTAACCAGCCTGTTGTCTAAGACGGTAGCATGGATGCCTCAGGCTCTTCAATACCTTCCGTCTCCTGAGCTTGCTTCAGACCTGTCAGGCCACTCCTCTTCAGGTGCCTATATCTAGATTTAGGAGATTAACTTGAGGCACCCAAGCTTGATAATTTTGAcctaaatttcattttttaaggGAGGTTCAAATTTTAAGCCCTTCACTCTGCCCCTGCTGCTATCCTATGTCTTGCCTGATTTGTCTTCTCTTATTTAgcgtgtaagctctttgggatgggAACGATGTTTGCCATGGTGGGAAGCGCTGTGTACGTTGCTGTGTGACTATTTTGTAATAAAGTACACCGGAAAATTGAATTGCTCCGTGTGGCACAATGGAACTTGAATTCTGTGGCACCAACACCTACGTTCCACACGCTGCTGTGGCTCAGATCTGAAAATACTCGTTGATGTAAAACGTAGCGTCTGTCTCGCCAGAGCTTTGCGCGTTTGAATCTGCGTTATTTTAATCGGCACTTTTCGCTTTGGGAGCTGGCTTGGCTGCTTTCCCACTCTGTGTGGTAATGGTTACTAAAAAGAGGAACTATGTAGTAGATGTCAGGGAATGAACTGGTTTCTCCTCTGTATGAGggtatttctttttccttgtacAGGTCTCTCAGGCAGCCGCAGAACTTCAGCAGTATTGTATGCAGAACGCCTGCAAAGATGCCCTGCTCATAGGAGTTCCTGCTGGGAGCAATCCTTTCCGGGAGCCTAGATCCTGTGCTTTACTCTGAAGTCAGGTATGGTAGCAACAACAGAAGTCGTATATGCTACCTGCTGTAAACCCAAAGCCCTAGAAATGACAAGTTTCCATTAGGTTCTCTTACATACATACCAATAATACCTCTTTTCTAGCAAAGTGCTTACTTTTTTTCTACTCTGGCCCTCTGGGCACTAGAGTTAAAACATGTTTCTCCCTCTGGACGTCCCTCTCTTCGTTTGCTTGTTGGCAGATACGGTGtctgtagctatttttaaaacGAGCCTTCAGCAACAGCAGGATGTTGGGTGCATAATCGATTTGATTCTCTGCACTTCAGATAAGACCCTCCTTCATTTTGGAGTCTGGGAAGGGTTTAGAGATCAAAGGCAGCAGGCGTCGATGGCACACTTCCAAGTTAGCTTTTAACTTCTCCCGCTGTAACTGTAGATTGTTTCTACTCAGCGGTGCTCACAATCCCCGTTCCTCCATTGGCAGTGACCAGGGAAAAGGCAGCTACCTCCACTTGAGGGTAGGAAACTGTCCCTCCAGAGGAGCATGGCGTACTACCAAAATGGCCAGTAAGGGACCcagttccccttcccccaaagttgAGTCATCTCCCCATGGGAGGTGGCCTTCACATTACATTCACAGTGGTTTAGGAATGAATATTGTCCAGGAAGTGATTTCAGGGGGTGCTTTCTTCCAGCAGATATTGCATTGATGATGAGGTACCATTTTAGCAGATCAGTTATCTGAGGATAGGAGGGAAATTTAGAGGAAGGATTGACTGTGCAGTAAACTTAAGCATACATGGTTGATTCTGTTGACCCAATAATAGATCATCCAGTTTCTAATTAACTTAAGCACGGCATTTAACATGTTCCATGCCATTTGCAGTCTTTCAAACATACCGTTTTTCCTGTTACTTCACACCCTTTAACTCTCTTCAGCTTTTGATGATGGACCTGGTAGTGCATCAAATGGAACTGCATTCTTGATTAGTTTCTTTGCTAACTAACACagtcccaaaaagaaaaggagtacttgtggcaccttagagactaaccaatttatttgagcatgagctttcgtgagctacagctcacttcatcagatgcataccgtggaaactgcagcagactttatatatacacagagaatatgaaacaatacctcctcccaccccactgtcctgctggtaatagcttatctaaagtgatcatcaggtgggccatttccagcacaaatccaggttttctcaccctccacccccccacacaaattcactctcctgctggtgctagcccatccaaagtgacaactctttacataatcaagtcgggctatttcctgcacaaatccaggttttctcacatcccctccaccccaatacacacacaaactcactctcctgctggcaatagctcatccaaactgaccactctccaagtttaaatccaagttaaaccagaacatctgggggggggggtaggaaaaaacaagaggaaacaggctaccttgcataatgacttagccactcccagtctctatttaagcctaaattaatagtatccaatttgcaaatgaattccaattcagcagtttctcgctggagtctggatttgaagtttttttgttttaagatagcgaccttcatgtctgtgattgcgtgaccagagagattgaagtgttctccgactggtttatgaatgttataattcttgacatctgatttgtgtccatttattcttttacgtagagactgtccagtttgaccaatgtacatggcagaggggcattgctggcacatggagagtggtcagtttagatgagctattaccagcaggagagtgagtttgtgtgtgtatgggggtgggggggatgtgagaaaacctggatttgtgcaggaaatagcccgacttgattatgtaaagagttgtcactttggatgggctagcaccagcaggagagtgaatttgtgtgggggggtggagggtgagaaaacctggatttgtgctggaaatggccctcctgatgatcactttagataagctattaccagcaggacagtggggtgggaggaggtattgtttcatattctctgtgtgtatataaagtctgctgcagtttccacggtatgcatccgatgaagtgagctgtagctcatgaaagctcatgctcaaataaattggttagtctctaaggtgccacaagtactccttttctttttgtgaatacagactaacatggctgttactctgaaaacagtccCAAAAGAGGCTGCACGCGGCTTGAAAGAAACAAATGAAGCTGGAGCATTGGCACTGATTTAAATAACTCTCCGCATGTTACAACACTTTTCGACTTGCATGTTGTATTGCAGTtcacttaggctttgtctacactaggcttTTTCCCACCATTGTGACAGCTGGCGCAGCTCCATGAGAGATAGCAGCAATGGAGGGCCTAGTGTAGACTGGTAACCACTGTCATCGTTGACCTGCTCTGAGCAAGTCTAAACAATGTGGgtcactcaccagcagccacctgaacgctgtctacac is part of the Caretta caretta isolate rCarCar2 chromosome 5, rCarCar1.hap1, whole genome shotgun sequence genome and harbors:
- the GNG10 gene encoding guanine nucleotide-binding protein G(I)/G(S)/G(O) subunit gamma-10, coding for MSSNASLSSMQRLVEQLKLEAGVERIKVSQAAAELQQYCMQNACKDALLIGVPAGSNPFREPRSCALL